One Paenibacillus sp. FSL H7-0737 DNA segment encodes these proteins:
- a CDS encoding AraC family transcriptional regulator, with translation MKIDVNQLAEHFAHTPFQVEGVYRYAENSGVPYADYTDSFPGFVFPLTGKIKFKFNGTPYIFSPGKVVHGGAKMKLDQKMLGRTNWEYILVQYRICNSELKESSFSHQHFELLTGQSPRLIELIMRLWHVYNQRGGISMFQTEMLFREVLNEALLCVINREDSCESHTLFERVSNYIHQNYYQSLTIASLAEQNNVNRNRLSYVFRTHAGMGPAEYLLKYRINIAQEMLFTSDAPVQQIAQTVGMADPFYFSRVFKKQCGISPTEYREKFINNPW, from the coding sequence GTGAAGATAGACGTTAATCAGTTAGCAGAGCATTTTGCACACACTCCTTTTCAAGTAGAAGGAGTATATCGATATGCTGAAAATTCAGGTGTGCCGTACGCTGACTATACAGATTCTTTTCCTGGATTTGTGTTTCCACTTACAGGAAAGATTAAATTTAAATTTAATGGCACGCCTTATATCTTTTCGCCTGGAAAAGTTGTGCATGGGGGTGCAAAAATGAAACTAGATCAAAAAATGTTAGGTAGAACCAATTGGGAATATATTCTTGTTCAATATCGGATATGTAACTCAGAACTAAAAGAGTCAAGCTTTTCTCATCAGCATTTTGAATTATTAACAGGTCAATCTCCTCGTCTTATTGAATTAATTATGCGTCTTTGGCATGTGTATAATCAGCGTGGAGGCATTTCGATGTTTCAGACTGAAATGCTGTTTCGCGAAGTGCTGAATGAGGCCTTATTATGTGTAATTAATAGGGAAGATAGCTGTGAATCACATACTTTATTCGAGCGGGTATCTAATTATATTCATCAAAACTATTATCAAAGTCTTACAATAGCTTCGCTTGCAGAACAAAATAACGTTAATCGAAATCGACTTTCTTACGTATTTAGAACACATGCCGGTATGGGACCAGCAGAATATTTATTAAAATATCGTATAAATATAGCGCAAGAAATGCTATTTACAAGTGATGCGCCTGTACAACAAATTGCGCAAACCGTTGGAATGGCTGACCCCTTTTATTTTAGTAGAGTGTTCAAAAAACAATGTGGCATTTCACCTACCGAATATCGAGAGAAGTTCATCAATAATCCATGGTGA
- a CDS encoding MerR family transcriptional regulator: MSIDYDQYFTTSEFAKVCGVTKHTLFHYDDIGILKPEIVKENGYRYYSYKQFYTFDIIAVLKGTGTPLNEIKEYIQDQNTLHFLSMLKQKQLQLVDEQKKLERMQRLLQGAIDNTNRALHVNCGEPWVEECDEEYFIAVRLSKEKGEKDHVRKVYRIFDYCDEHHLEYDFPIGSIICKSSLEVGDYDPDYYCNKINEKHNGELLYIKPKGKYLIMNHKGSYETLPASYEKLKSYIAENDLHITGNAYEYELLSYLAVGDPDKYVIQIAIQTF, encoded by the coding sequence ATGTCTATTGATTATGATCAATACTTTACGACGAGCGAGTTCGCAAAGGTATGTGGGGTAACAAAGCATACGTTATTCCATTATGATGACATTGGTATATTAAAACCGGAGATCGTGAAGGAAAACGGATATCGTTATTATTCCTATAAGCAGTTTTATACCTTCGATATTATTGCCGTACTAAAAGGGACAGGAACGCCGTTGAATGAGATCAAAGAATATATACAAGATCAAAACACATTGCATTTTTTATCCATGCTTAAGCAAAAACAGCTGCAGTTGGTTGATGAACAAAAAAAGTTAGAGCGAATGCAGAGGCTTTTACAAGGGGCTATAGATAATACGAATCGTGCGCTCCATGTTAATTGTGGAGAACCCTGGGTCGAGGAATGTGATGAAGAGTATTTTATTGCGGTTAGACTCTCGAAGGAGAAGGGTGAGAAGGATCATGTTCGAAAAGTATATCGAATCTTCGATTATTGCGATGAACATCATCTTGAATATGACTTTCCGATAGGTTCGATTATTTGTAAAAGCAGTTTGGAAGTAGGCGACTATGACCCGGATTATTATTGTAATAAAATCAATGAAAAGCATAACGGTGAATTACTTTATATCAAGCCAAAGGGTAAATATTTGATCATGAATCACAAGGGATCTTATGAAACCTTACCTGCGTCCTATGAGAAGCTAAAGTCTTATATTGCTGAAAATGATTTACACATAACCGGAAACGCTTATGAGTATGAATTGCTTAGTTATTTAGCTGTAGGGGATCCGGATAAGTATGTTATTCAAATTGCGATCCAAACCTTTTGA
- a CDS encoding MFS transporter, translated as MFSSNLSKFQRWIVLAIVSSALFMIVIDMTVLYSVLPRLTHDLAASASEKLWIVNIYPLVMAGLLLGLGTLGDRLGHKKLFVMGLTIFGLASLIAAYAPTPLVLIAARTLLAIGAAMMMPATLSIIRTTFSDERERSLAVGIWASVSSVGAGMGPLVGGFLLEHFWWGSVFLINIPIVILALILAILLIPNLKGNKNKKWDFIGSVQIMIGLVALVYAVKEISRREGSISIAVLSAVIGVVAMIIFMRHQRKSQNPLIDFALFRDSHFTTGVATALLSCFALIGMELIVTQRLQLVLGYTPLEAGLYVVFTSIASFISGILIGLVLHRVDKVKVQWVCLLVSGIGMGTLLLFHDGNILLQFAALMILGAGLGGAMTAASNSIMLNVPVEKAGMAASIEEVSFELGSALSITLLGSLSSFIYTASLVLPDELTVPPIVRDSLDEALLAAENMPTAAGSALVEAAQSAFDKSFIVVLATATILLLASAFIIRAASKRKSSIIEH; from the coding sequence ATGTTTTCATCAAATCTATCTAAATTTCAACGCTGGATCGTGCTGGCGATTGTGTCCAGCGCACTCTTTATGATCGTCATCGACATGACCGTACTTTATTCGGTTCTACCACGACTTACGCATGATCTTGCTGCTTCTGCATCGGAAAAACTATGGATCGTAAATATTTATCCACTTGTAATGGCAGGATTATTACTCGGTCTTGGCACACTAGGCGATCGTCTTGGGCATAAAAAACTCTTCGTTATGGGACTTACTATCTTTGGGTTGGCTTCACTAATCGCCGCCTACGCGCCGACACCTCTCGTGCTTATTGCTGCGCGTACCCTACTAGCTATTGGTGCAGCCATGATGATGCCCGCAACACTCTCCATTATTCGAACTACCTTTTCGGATGAGCGTGAGCGTTCACTAGCCGTAGGTATTTGGGCATCTGTCTCCTCTGTGGGAGCAGGAATGGGTCCACTCGTTGGTGGTTTTTTACTGGAACATTTCTGGTGGGGATCGGTGTTCCTCATCAATATTCCTATAGTTATTCTTGCACTGATCTTGGCCATCTTACTAATCCCAAACCTTAAAGGGAATAAGAATAAGAAATGGGATTTCATTGGTTCTGTTCAAATTATGATTGGTCTGGTTGCCCTTGTTTATGCAGTTAAGGAGATCAGCAGACGTGAAGGTTCAATTTCCATCGCTGTGTTATCTGCCGTGATTGGTGTCGTAGCTATGATCATATTTATGCGCCATCAACGTAAGAGCCAGAATCCATTAATAGATTTTGCACTATTTAGAGACTCCCACTTTACTACTGGAGTGGCTACAGCTCTATTGTCTTGTTTTGCACTTATTGGAATGGAATTGATCGTGACTCAACGGCTCCAGCTTGTTCTTGGATATACACCGTTGGAAGCAGGCTTGTACGTTGTATTCACTTCGATAGCGTCCTTCATCTCAGGGATACTCATCGGACTTGTGTTGCATCGAGTGGACAAAGTAAAAGTACAGTGGGTCTGTCTGTTAGTGTCAGGTATAGGAATGGGCACCCTTCTACTCTTCCATGATGGAAATATATTGTTACAATTCGCAGCCTTAATGATTCTGGGTGCAGGTCTTGGGGGAGCCATGACTGCCGCCTCAAATTCAATCATGCTAAATGTCCCCGTCGAAAAAGCTGGCATGGCCGCATCTATAGAGGAAGTATCGTTCGAACTCGGCAGCGCCCTAAGTATTACACTTCTGGGCAGTCTTTCGTCATTCATCTATACAGCATCATTAGTTCTCCCTGATGAACTAACAGTCCCGCCGATCGTTCGCGACAGCCTTGACGAGGCTCTTCTAGCCGCAGAAAATATGCCTACTGCTGCTGGATCCGCGCTCGTTGAAGCCGCACAATCAGCTTTTGATAAGTCTTTTATTGTTGTCCTTGCCACTGCCACAATCCTTCTGTTAGCTTCTGCGTTTATTATCCGTGCTGCGTCAAAACGTAAATCCTCAATCATAGAACACTAA
- a CDS encoding glycerol-3-phosphate acyltransferase: MIILWVAGLFLSGSLMFSYWLGLARKKNLKNIGDGNPGALNLWKSSGYKFGILGIILDFLKGYLPLLWVMGSHYSQGYFIIPLALAPIAGHAFSPFLKGKGGKAIAVTFGVWSALTGFKVSLALAVILAVLKMLSSWFKSRGNSPVSDGVQVVSGMLLLSVFLYISKWSAPILWVWFGSFVILVYTHRLELAVWVRKYSSRKRKGT, translated from the coding sequence ATGATCATATTGTGGGTCGCGGGTTTATTTTTGTCGGGATCTCTTATGTTTTCCTATTGGCTTGGTCTAGCGCGTAAAAAGAACCTGAAAAACATTGGTGACGGTAATCCAGGGGCTTTGAATCTATGGAAGTCGTCAGGCTATAAATTCGGCATCTTGGGGATTATATTGGATTTTTTAAAAGGGTATCTACCTCTTCTATGGGTAATGGGAAGTCATTATAGTCAGGGGTATTTCATTATTCCGTTAGCCTTAGCTCCCATTGCGGGTCATGCCTTCTCTCCCTTTCTTAAAGGAAAAGGTGGGAAGGCAATTGCCGTAACCTTTGGGGTATGGAGTGCATTGACAGGATTCAAAGTTTCTTTAGCGCTAGCAGTCATTTTAGCAGTGCTGAAAATGCTCAGCAGTTGGTTCAAAAGCAGAGGAAATTCACCTGTATCGGATGGTGTGCAAGTGGTTAGCGGAATGCTGCTTCTTTCCGTTTTTTTGTACATTAGTAAATGGTCTGCTCCTATCTTGTGGGTATGGTTTGGAAGTTTTGTGATCCTTGTGTATACGCACAGGTTAGAATTGGCAGTGTGGGTGAGGAAGTATTCATCAAGGAAACGAAAAGGAACATAA
- a CDS encoding glycosyltransferase produces the protein MWLLMVIGVGCLSGFILFRKNTLSTYHEPNQGPEKLSIIIPARNEEYNLRYLLDSLQSQTLTPYEIIVVDDFSEDRTKEIAESYGVKVIVNSSLPEGWTGKSWAVWNGYLQASGDIFAFLDADIRLKPNALASLLKARELSKGVISVVPFHHTEKLFERLALIMNMLGIFTFTSVFERNNAKKGLYGSCILALRQDYEKVNGHQSIRSEVLDDLSLGEKFIAAGVPITNYIGYGLVSFRMYPKGIKSEIEGFSKGAVLSTSTISPRTIIPIALWVIGLIISETVFIFANTSWFMPLLIGYLLYMFQLFYFIKYVGVFGIVIPVFHVVATVFFILIMLYSIYQVVFLRHVSWKGRHIQVGGHRD, from the coding sequence ATGTGGTTGTTAATGGTTATAGGCGTTGGATGTCTCTCCGGTTTTATTTTGTTCAGAAAAAATACCTTGAGCACTTATCACGAGCCTAATCAAGGACCGGAGAAATTGTCCATTATCATTCCTGCAAGGAATGAAGAATATAATTTGCGTTATCTGCTCGATTCACTTCAGTCTCAGACCCTTACACCCTATGAAATTATTGTGGTGGATGACTTCTCAGAGGATCGGACCAAAGAAATTGCCGAAAGCTATGGGGTTAAGGTTATTGTGAACAGCAGTCTCCCTGAGGGGTGGACGGGTAAGAGCTGGGCAGTATGGAATGGATATTTACAGGCCTCGGGTGATATTTTTGCTTTTTTGGATGCGGATATCCGATTAAAGCCTAACGCCTTGGCTTCATTATTAAAAGCAAGGGAGCTATCGAAAGGCGTCATTTCGGTAGTTCCTTTTCATCATACAGAAAAGCTGTTTGAGAGGCTCGCCCTAATCATGAATATGCTGGGGATCTTCACGTTCACCTCAGTTTTTGAAAGGAATAACGCCAAAAAAGGGCTGTACGGCTCGTGTATTCTAGCATTAAGGCAGGATTATGAAAAAGTTAATGGCCATCAAAGCATTAGATCTGAAGTGCTGGATGATTTGTCTTTAGGAGAAAAATTTATTGCGGCAGGTGTTCCGATCACCAATTATATCGGGTATGGCTTAGTATCGTTTCGCATGTATCCGAAGGGAATCAAAAGTGAAATTGAAGGGTTCAGTAAAGGGGCTGTCTTAAGCACTTCAACGATAAGTCCGCGGACAATTATTCCAATCGCGCTTTGGGTGATCGGACTCATCATCTCAGAAACCGTGTTTATTTTTGCGAATACCTCATGGTTTATGCCTTTATTGATCGGTTATCTCCTTTATATGTTCCAGCTCTTTTATTTTATAAAATATGTAGGTGTATTTGGCATCGTTATTCCTGTATTTCACGTGGTAGCAACTGTTTTCTTTATCTTGATCATGCTGTATTCGATTTATCAGGTTGTTTTTCTGAGGCATGTAAGCTGGAAAGGAAGGCATATCCAGGTGGGAGGCCATAGGGACTAA
- a CDS encoding MFS transporter, with amino-acid sequence MATFFLIIIYLAFISLGLPDSLLGSAWPVMRLDLNASLGTAGILSMVIAVGTIVSSLMSGTILKRFGTGKVTLVSCIMTAVALFGFAWSPSLVWLIVAAIPLGLGAGSVDAGLNSYVATHYKAHHMSWLHCFWGVGATLGPIIMGSFISGEGLWREGYLTVAYIQLSLVVILFVTLPLWDRVAGNNSNLNADSEHELNHPELEQAAENTKPWKLRGVKLAMLTFLFYSAIETSMGLWGSSFLVNIKDIPASTAATWVSVFYLGITFGRMVTGFITFRMSNKQLIRYGQLIALIGTVLLVLPLPTIVSLVGFMIIGLGLAPIFPCMLHETPVRFGKKHAQSIMGFQMATAYTGTTLVPPFIGLLASNFTLGIFPAMIVFFAIVMLLCTEKLNKYSAKVNVG; translated from the coding sequence ATGGCTACTTTTTTTCTTATTATTATTTATTTAGCATTTATTAGTTTAGGACTACCAGATTCATTGCTTGGATCCGCATGGCCGGTAATGAGATTAGATCTAAATGCCTCATTAGGTACTGCTGGTATCCTTTCGATGGTTATTGCAGTAGGCACAATTGTCTCCAGTTTGATGAGTGGTACAATCCTTAAACGTTTTGGTACGGGGAAAGTGACCCTTGTAAGCTGTATTATGACGGCTGTAGCTTTATTTGGTTTTGCATGGTCACCTTCGTTAGTATGGCTAATTGTTGCTGCGATTCCACTCGGTTTAGGTGCGGGATCTGTAGATGCCGGATTAAACAGTTATGTTGCTACGCACTATAAAGCCCATCATATGAGCTGGTTACATTGTTTCTGGGGAGTGGGCGCGACGCTGGGTCCGATTATTATGGGTTCTTTTATCTCTGGTGAAGGTCTTTGGCGAGAAGGTTATCTTACGGTTGCTTATATTCAATTGAGCTTAGTTGTAATTCTCTTCGTTACGCTGCCTTTATGGGATAGAGTGGCTGGAAACAATAGCAACCTGAACGCTGATAGCGAACATGAGCTCAATCATCCGGAGCTAGAGCAAGCTGCTGAGAACACAAAACCTTGGAAGCTAAGAGGGGTTAAGCTTGCGATGTTAACCTTCTTATTTTATTCTGCCATCGAAACGAGTATGGGGTTATGGGGGAGCAGCTTTCTAGTAAATATCAAAGACATCCCTGCATCCACTGCAGCGACATGGGTATCGGTATTTTATCTAGGGATTACCTTTGGCAGAATGGTGACGGGCTTCATTACGTTTAGAATGAGTAATAAACAGCTAATACGATATGGCCAGCTCATTGCTTTAATCGGTACAGTGCTCTTAGTATTACCGCTTCCAACGATAGTTTCGCTGGTAGGGTTTATGATTATCGGTCTGGGTTTAGCCCCTATTTTCCCATGTATGCTACATGAAACCCCTGTACGATTCGGGAAGAAGCATGCTCAGTCAATTATGGGCTTTCAGATGGCAACAGCTTATACTGGTACCACGCTGGTACCGCCATTTATCGGTTTACTGGCCTCGAATTTTACATTGGGTATTTTTCCTGCGATGATCGTTTTTTTCGCTATCGTCATGCTTTTATGTACAGAAAAGCTTAATAAATACTCAGCTAAAGTAAATGTAGGTTAA
- a CDS encoding ROK family transcriptional regulator has product MASDKRLPSQQLKSEIIRNIRTALLELGRATKAELSQRLLYSFPTISKFLMQMEETGEVTIIGLDESSGGRRAIRYAYNPNYRLGMAIFLEKNETNYTIYNCIGNVVKEGNLPSILEEDVSTLVSLIEGEKKANPKIQSVAIGVPGAVKQGKIFLIPGYAKYQNLDLKRCIEDQLSIPTIVENDMNAAVIGYMAQRNLKENISLMYLYLGKNGPGAGIAVNGEIVRGKTFFSGEVQYMPQYDNRNFIEALTGDQGGSSMQPDHKVDAISRLVATMTSILNPHYIIFCEDELAPAMLNQIADRTATYVPKEHLPELAVSDLKRDYLNGLQSLGLGLLVSQQID; this is encoded by the coding sequence ATGGCAAGTGATAAAAGACTTCCTTCACAGCAACTCAAATCTGAAATTATTCGAAATATTCGAACAGCATTATTAGAATTAGGAAGGGCTACGAAGGCGGAGTTAAGTCAAAGATTACTATACAGTTTTCCAACGATCAGTAAATTTCTAATGCAGATGGAAGAGACTGGGGAAGTAACGATCATTGGCCTTGATGAGTCTAGTGGCGGAAGAAGGGCAATAAGATACGCCTATAATCCGAATTACCGATTAGGGATGGCTATTTTTTTGGAAAAAAATGAAACAAACTATACGATCTATAATTGCATTGGCAATGTTGTAAAAGAAGGGAATTTACCTAGTATTCTTGAGGAAGACGTTAGTACACTGGTCTCGCTTATCGAAGGTGAAAAAAAGGCTAATCCTAAGATTCAATCTGTAGCGATTGGTGTTCCAGGCGCGGTGAAACAGGGGAAGATTTTTCTGATCCCAGGTTATGCGAAATATCAGAATCTAGATTTGAAAAGATGTATAGAAGATCAGCTCTCTATCCCGACAATCGTGGAAAATGATATGAATGCCGCTGTAATCGGTTATATGGCGCAAAGAAATTTGAAGGAGAATATTTCTTTGATGTATCTGTATTTAGGGAAAAACGGACCGGGAGCTGGGATAGCCGTTAATGGTGAAATTGTTCGGGGAAAGACGTTTTTTTCAGGGGAAGTTCAATACATGCCCCAGTATGACAATAGAAATTTCATAGAAGCATTAACTGGAGATCAGGGTGGATCAAGCATGCAGCCGGATCATAAAGTAGATGCGATTAGTCGGTTAGTGGCTACTATGACCTCTATTTTGAATCCGCATTATATTATTTTTTGTGAGGATGAATTAGCTCCAGCTATGCTTAATCAAATCGCCGATCGAACTGCTACATACGTTCCTAAGGAACATCTTCCGGAATTAGCGGTAAGTGACTTGAAGCGTGATTATCTGAATGGATTACAAAGTCTTGGATTAGGTTTATTAGTTTCACAACAAATAGATTAG
- a CDS encoding GNAT family N-acetyltransferase — protein MDQALSKLVMKKEMLSDLPVFHCPTGYLIRHFEPDDERNWEELIRHSFTREVKFAHKISDHVPLYSDRLLFICRGDQPVATATAWESGSDDNKNWYLHMVGVLPEYSGKGLGYAVSLAVLHKIRDSGGTAACLETDDFRLPAIRIYLKLGFQPVYLDESHPGRWERILQRL, from the coding sequence GTGGATCAGGCCCTTTCCAAACTTGTGATGAAAAAAGAAATGCTGTCCGACTTGCCTGTTTTTCACTGTCCTACCGGGTATCTAATTCGTCATTTCGAGCCGGATGATGAACGGAACTGGGAAGAGCTTATACGCCATTCTTTTACAAGGGAAGTTAAATTTGCTCATAAAATCAGTGATCATGTACCCTTGTATTCGGATCGCTTGTTGTTCATTTGCCGCGGGGATCAACCTGTAGCTACTGCTACGGCCTGGGAGTCGGGTAGTGATGACAATAAGAACTGGTACTTGCACATGGTTGGAGTGCTTCCAGAATATTCTGGTAAAGGTCTCGGCTATGCTGTGAGTCTAGCTGTCTTGCACAAAATAAGAGATTCAGGGGGAACGGCGGCATGTTTAGAAACTGATGATTTCAGACTGCCCGCCATCCGCATTTATTTGAAATTAGGATTTCAGCCTGTGTACTTGGATGAAAGCCATCCTGGAAGATGGGAACGAATCCTGCAAAGGCTTTGA
- a CDS encoding Gfo/Idh/MocA family protein, which translates to MNRQPVRLAIVGGNRGASFMNALYSLSDRIHLTATCDLNEWVLNQWKEKFPEIRTYRDYHEMLKDSAIDAVFILSPMHLHARQSIDALNAGKHVLSEVISIQSLEEAWELIETVEQTGLKYMMSENYCFSRSNLTIKHMADQGMFGEITYLEGGYIHDLRHLTHHPDGSLTWRGQLHQQYNGINYPTHSIGPVAQWINLNKPEGDRLKSVSSFVSKSRSLQYYFGEHYGKDHPAAREGFWRQGDSAVAVIQTEKGVLIELRVDWSSVRPHNKTHYLLQGTEGAYITGRHQYEEDLIWFKNLSPKNIADGEEMWEPLSSYQPLYDHPTWMKWGEYAAGTKHGGGDFMVLEEFISAIQEDRTPSVDVYDAVTWSSVFTLSMESVENGGKAIAFPDFRTRVRN; encoded by the coding sequence ATGAATCGTCAGCCAGTAAGATTAGCGATCGTAGGTGGAAATCGTGGAGCCAGTTTTATGAATGCATTGTACTCTCTATCGGATCGGATACATCTGACCGCCACTTGTGACTTGAATGAGTGGGTGCTTAACCAATGGAAAGAGAAATTCCCGGAAATCCGAACGTATCGGGATTATCATGAAATGTTAAAAGATTCGGCAATAGATGCGGTGTTTATTTTAAGCCCCATGCATTTGCATGCCAGACAATCTATTGATGCTTTAAATGCGGGTAAGCATGTCCTAAGCGAAGTGATTTCGATCCAATCTTTAGAGGAAGCTTGGGAGCTTATCGAAACTGTTGAACAAACTGGACTTAAATATATGATGTCTGAAAATTACTGTTTCTCGCGCTCCAATCTGACGATTAAACATATGGCGGATCAAGGCATGTTCGGTGAAATTACTTATCTGGAAGGCGGATATATCCATGATTTACGTCATTTGACTCATCATCCGGATGGTTCTCTGACTTGGCGGGGGCAATTACATCAGCAGTATAACGGGATCAATTATCCGACACATTCAATTGGTCCAGTTGCGCAATGGATTAACCTCAATAAGCCTGAGGGTGATCGATTAAAAAGCGTCTCGTCTTTTGTTTCCAAATCTAGATCCTTACAATATTATTTCGGAGAGCATTATGGAAAAGATCACCCAGCAGCACGGGAGGGATTCTGGCGGCAAGGGGATAGCGCGGTCGCGGTCATTCAAACGGAAAAGGGTGTACTGATTGAACTGCGTGTAGACTGGTCCTCCGTTAGACCGCATAATAAAACTCATTATTTACTGCAAGGAACTGAGGGAGCGTATATTACGGGCCGCCATCAGTACGAAGAGGATTTGATCTGGTTCAAGAATCTCTCGCCCAAAAATATAGCGGATGGAGAGGAAATGTGGGAGCCTTTAAGCAGTTATCAACCACTCTATGATCACCCGACATGGATGAAATGGGGCGAATATGCCGCTGGGACGAAACATGGCGGAGGCGATTTTATGGTGCTTGAAGAATTTATTTCTGCTATTCAGGAGGATCGAACCCCTTCGGTGGACGTATATGATGCCGTTACTTGGAGCTCTGTGTTTACATTGTCTATGGAATCTGTAGAGAATGGTGGAAAAGCAATAGCCTTTCCCGATTTTAGAACGAGAGTGAGGAATTGA
- a CDS encoding metallophosphoesterase family protein: protein MRLAIIGDLHYPDELLNNKVLIKEARDAFYEQFMNLFLSIPADYHISVGDMVHAGEFSEFNYIMGKIKDSKHSRRFLHVLGNHDTYTYPKEEILSVTRQQRYSVIEETNAIIILLDTARENRDDWSGTLDDAQLTWLEAQMKRKSEKPLFVFGHHPLYNTTARSTEPMMSLDPSLDIWPILKQWQGVGFYFNGHNHVHSIVRKENWHFIQTASILDIPAARILTVLEDEIRLEMVNLASEQLSKWSSLFTFSIFDYEKYPQAEGETRDQELIINRLQMDRKQVDQQ from the coding sequence ATGAGGCTGGCGATTATTGGGGACTTACATTACCCGGACGAATTGTTAAACAACAAGGTTTTGATTAAAGAGGCACGAGATGCTTTTTATGAGCAATTTATGAATCTATTCTTGTCCATCCCAGCCGATTATCATATTTCCGTGGGAGATATGGTGCACGCAGGAGAATTTAGCGAATTTAATTATATCATGGGTAAGATTAAGGACAGCAAGCATTCTAGACGTTTTCTACATGTTCTTGGTAATCATGATACGTACACTTATCCTAAGGAAGAAATCCTTTCCGTCACCCGGCAGCAGCGATACAGTGTGATTGAAGAGACGAATGCAATCATTATTTTGCTGGATACCGCACGGGAAAATCGTGACGATTGGAGCGGAACACTTGATGATGCACAGCTGACTTGGCTCGAAGCACAAATGAAGCGGAAATCGGAAAAGCCTTTATTCGTCTTCGGTCATCATCCCTTGTATAATACGACGGCTAGATCAACTGAGCCAATGATGTCACTGGATCCCAGCTTGGACATTTGGCCGATATTGAAGCAATGGCAAGGTGTGGGTTTCTATTTCAACGGGCATAATCATGTGCATTCTATCGTTAGAAAAGAAAACTGGCATTTCATTCAAACAGCCTCCATCCTGGATATTCCTGCTGCTCGAATCCTTACTGTACTTGAAGATGAAATCAGGTTAGAGATGGTGAATCTGGCAAGCGAGCAATTGAGTAAATGGTCTTCATTATTTACCTTCAGCATTTTTGATTATGAAAAATATCCGCAGGCTGAAGGGGAGACAAGAGATCAGGAGCTAATCATCAATCGACTTCAAATGGATAGAAAGCAGGTGGACCAGCAATGA